One Amaranthus tricolor cultivar Red isolate AtriRed21 chromosome 1, ASM2621246v1, whole genome shotgun sequence DNA window includes the following coding sequences:
- the LOC130798835 gene encoding beta-galactosidase 13-like isoform X1, whose protein sequence is MMKFHKYIPILALVLFTILHGEATNETTYVTYDSRSLVIHGNRELLYSGSVHYPRVPVEEWENILDKCKEGGLNLIQTYVFWNLHEPVKGQYNFTGQNDIVRFIKLIGERGMWATLRVGPFVQAEWNHGGYPYWLRKEPNIAYRTDNPVYMEHMERWVTKIISLMKEHMLFASQGGPIILSQVENEYDHIRGAYRNGAAERYIRWAAKMAVAQNTGVPWMMCKQRDAPGEVINTCNGRHCGDTFEGPNAHFKPSLWTENWTAQYRVFGDVPSQRAAEDIAFGVARWFSKNGSHNNYYMYYGGTNYGKNAAAFSTTRYYDEAPLDEYGLKREPKWGHLRDLHRALTLSKKALLSGRYGVQKFGQDLEARFYEKGNLCAAFLWNNKTHASETVKFKGKQHTLPPKSISILPDCKTVVYNTDHIVSQHSAREFVRSDRANKGLKWEKTTEHLPTMNNFYSMEPREQFHSTEDKTDYIWYTTRVDLDTVDLPFRKSLQPVLWLKHLGHAMHVFVNGEFIGTKHGSHREAAFTYQAGIRLKEGLNNITVLSSAVGMPDGGSNMEKRWTGLKNLGIQGLGTGNIDLSLNGWHHKIGMEGEKHQYFTEEGSKKAKWAPATGARELFTWYKTYFDAPEGDDPVAIRMANMCKGMVWVNGRSIGRYWSSFLSVKKEPSQKEYHIPRAFLKPRDNFLVIFDESRGNIDRVQIEIVNRDTICSYIAEDMAPNVMSWKRDEGDFLAAIDDLRPKASLKCPKNKIISRVEFASFGNPVGVCGYFLLGNCTYPDTQKIVEQQHCLGKDSCTIPVDRKLFNNGNNNCAGVSIKSLAVQVRCSRTD, encoded by the exons AtgatgaaatttcataaatatattCCTATATTAGCCCTTGTGCTCTTCACCATCTTGCATGGCGAGGCGACAAATGAAACAACTTATGTTACGTACGATTCTAGGTCTTTGGTGATCCATGGCAATAGAGAACTCCTTTACTCTGGTTCAGTTCATTATCCTCGTGTTCCTGTTGAG GAATGGGAGAACATCCTAGATAAATGCAAAGAGGGAGGGCTTAATTTGATCCAAACTTATGTATTTTGGAACCTGCATGAGCCTGTGAAGGGTCAA TATAATTTCACAGGCCAGAATGATATTGTGAGATTCATCAAACTAATTGGTGAGAGGGGCATGTGGGCAACCCTTAGGGTTGGACCATTCGTTCAAGCTGAATGGAACCATGG AGGATATCCATATTGGCTGAGAAAGGAACCCAACATTGCATACCGAACGGATAACCCAGTATATATG GAACACATGGAGAGATGGGTAACCAAGATCATTAGCTTGATGAAAGAACACATGTTATTTGCCTCACAAGGAGGTCCTATTATCCTTTCTCAG GTTGAGAACGAGTATGATCACATAAGAGGAGCTTACAGAAATGGTGCTGCAGAAAGATACATTCGTTGGGCAGCTAAAATGGCTGTTGCTCAGAATACTGGTGTGCCATGGATGATGTGCAAGCAAAGAGATGCTCCTGGCGAAGTG ATCAACACTTGCAATGGTAGACATTGTGGAGATACATTCGAAGGTCCAAATGCGCATTTTAAGCCATCTCTATGGACGGAAAATTGGACTGCTCA ATACAGAGTTTTTGGAGATGTACCTTCTCAAAGGGCGGCTGAGGATATCGCCTTCGGTGTAGCACGGTGGTTCTCAAAGAACGGAAGCCATAACAACTATTACATG TACTATGGTGGTACAAACTATGGGAAAAATGCAGCTGCCTTTAGTACTACTCGTTACTATGATGAAGCTCCACTTGATGAATATG GTTTGAAAAGGGAACCTAAATGGGGACACTTGAGAGACTTGCACCGTGCTTTAACTCTAAGCAAGAAAGCATTGCTTTCTGGGAGATATGGTGTCCAGAAATTTGGTCAAGATTTGGag GCACGTTTTTACGAGAAAGGCAATCTTTGTGCAGCATTTTTGTGGAACAACAAAACCCATGCATCAGAAACTGTGAAATTCAAAGGCAAACAGCATACGCTCCCACCCAAATCCATCAGCATTTTGCCTGATTGCAAGACTGTTGTCTACAATACAGATCAT ATTGTAAGTCAACACAGTGCAAGAGAATTTGTGAGGTCTGATAGAGCTAACAAAGGTCTCAAATGGGAGAAGACTACTGAGCACTTACCAACTATGAATAATTTCTATTCAATGGAACCAAGGGAGCAATTTCATTCCACCGAGGACAAAACTGATTATATTTGGTACACAACAAG GGTAGATTTGGACACTGTGGACTTGCCTTTCAGAAAATCCCTCCAACCAGTTTTGTGGCTGAAACATCTTGGCCATGCCATGCATGTCTTTGTCAATGGAGAATTTATAG GTACCAAACATGGAAGTCACAGAGAAGCAGCATTCACTTATCAGGCGGGCATAAGATTGAAGGAAGGTCTCAACAATATAACTGTCTTGAGCAGTGCAGTTGGAATGCCt GATGGAGGAAGCAATATGGAGAAAAGATGGACAGGGCTGAAAAACTTGGGGATCCAAGGTTTGGGTACCGGAAATATTGATCTTTCACTTAATGGTTGGCATCACAAG ATTGGAATGGAAGGAGAGAAACATCAATACTTCACTGAAGAAGGCTCAAAGAAGGCGAAATGGGCTCCAGCAACAGGAGCTAGGGAACTTTTCACTTGGTATAAG ACTTATTTTGATGCACCAGAAGGAGATGACCCTGTCGCTATAAGGATGGCAAACATGTGCAAAGGAATGGTTTGGGTTAATGGACGAAGCATAGGACGCTACTGGTCTAGCTTCCTAAGTGTAAAAAAAGAGCCTTCTCAAAAAGA GTACCACATCCCAAGAGCATTCTTAAAGCCTAGGGACAATTTCTTGGTGATTTTTGACGAGTCAAGAGGGAATATCGACAGAGTGCAGATTGAAATAGTGAACCGTGACACCATCTGCAGCTACATTGCAGAGGACATGGCACCCAATGTGATGTCCTGGAAGAGAGATGAAGGAGATTTCCTTGCTGCAATTGATGACTTGAGACCCAAGGCATCGCTCAAGTGCCCCAAGAACAAGATCATCAGTCGCGTTGAGTTTGCTAGTTTTGGTAATCCTGTTGGTGTTTGTGGTTACTTCCTCCTTGGCAACTGCACTTATCCGGATACCCAAAAGATTGTTGAGCAG CAGCATTGTTTAGGAAAAGATAGCTGCACAATTCCAGTTGACAGGAAACTGTTCAACAATGGCAACAACAATTGTGCAGGAGTTTCAATTAAATCATTGGCCGTGCAAGTGAGATGCAGCCGCACGGACTAG
- the LOC130798835 gene encoding beta-galactosidase 13-like isoform X2, whose amino-acid sequence MMKFHKYIPILALVLFTILHGEATNETTYVTYDSRSLVIHGNRELLYSGSVHYPRVPVEEWENILDKCKEGGLNLIQTYVFWNLHEPVKGQYNFTGQNDIVRFIKLIGERGMWATLRVGPFVQAEWNHGGYPYWLRKEPNIAYRTDNPVYMEHMERWVTKIISLMKEHMLFASQGGPIILSQVENEYDHIRGAYRNGAAERYIRWAAKMAVAQNTGVPWMMCKQRDAPGEVINTCNGRHCGDTFEGPNAHFKPSLWTENWTAQYRVFGDVPSQRAAEDIAFGVARWFSKNGSHNNYYMYYGGTNYGKNAAAFSTTRYYDEAPLDEYGLKREPKWGHLRDLHRALTLSKKALLSGRYGVQKFGQDLEARFYEKGNLCAAFLWNNKTHASETVKFKGKQHTLPPKSISILPDCKTVVYNTDHIVSQHSAREFVRSDRANKGLKWEKTTEHLPTMNNFYSMEPREQFHSTEDKTDYIWYTTRVDLDTVDLPFRKSLQPVLWLKHLGHAMHVFVNGEFIGTKHGSHREAAFTYQAGIRLKEGLNNITVLSSAVGMPDGGSNMEKRWTGLKNLGIQGLGTGNIDLSLNGWHHKIGMEGEKHQYFTEEGSKKAKWAPATGARELFTWYKTYFDAPEGDDPVAIRMANMCKGMVWVNGRSIGRYWSSFLSVKKEPSQKEYHIPRAFLKPRDNFLVIFDESRGNIDRVQIEIVNRDTICSYIAEDMAPNVMSWKRDEGDFLAAIDDLRPKASLKCPKNKIISRVEFASFGNPVGVCGYFLLGNCTYPDTQKIVEQHCLGKDSCTIPVDRKLFNNGNNNCAGVSIKSLAVQVRCSRTD is encoded by the exons AtgatgaaatttcataaatatattCCTATATTAGCCCTTGTGCTCTTCACCATCTTGCATGGCGAGGCGACAAATGAAACAACTTATGTTACGTACGATTCTAGGTCTTTGGTGATCCATGGCAATAGAGAACTCCTTTACTCTGGTTCAGTTCATTATCCTCGTGTTCCTGTTGAG GAATGGGAGAACATCCTAGATAAATGCAAAGAGGGAGGGCTTAATTTGATCCAAACTTATGTATTTTGGAACCTGCATGAGCCTGTGAAGGGTCAA TATAATTTCACAGGCCAGAATGATATTGTGAGATTCATCAAACTAATTGGTGAGAGGGGCATGTGGGCAACCCTTAGGGTTGGACCATTCGTTCAAGCTGAATGGAACCATGG AGGATATCCATATTGGCTGAGAAAGGAACCCAACATTGCATACCGAACGGATAACCCAGTATATATG GAACACATGGAGAGATGGGTAACCAAGATCATTAGCTTGATGAAAGAACACATGTTATTTGCCTCACAAGGAGGTCCTATTATCCTTTCTCAG GTTGAGAACGAGTATGATCACATAAGAGGAGCTTACAGAAATGGTGCTGCAGAAAGATACATTCGTTGGGCAGCTAAAATGGCTGTTGCTCAGAATACTGGTGTGCCATGGATGATGTGCAAGCAAAGAGATGCTCCTGGCGAAGTG ATCAACACTTGCAATGGTAGACATTGTGGAGATACATTCGAAGGTCCAAATGCGCATTTTAAGCCATCTCTATGGACGGAAAATTGGACTGCTCA ATACAGAGTTTTTGGAGATGTACCTTCTCAAAGGGCGGCTGAGGATATCGCCTTCGGTGTAGCACGGTGGTTCTCAAAGAACGGAAGCCATAACAACTATTACATG TACTATGGTGGTACAAACTATGGGAAAAATGCAGCTGCCTTTAGTACTACTCGTTACTATGATGAAGCTCCACTTGATGAATATG GTTTGAAAAGGGAACCTAAATGGGGACACTTGAGAGACTTGCACCGTGCTTTAACTCTAAGCAAGAAAGCATTGCTTTCTGGGAGATATGGTGTCCAGAAATTTGGTCAAGATTTGGag GCACGTTTTTACGAGAAAGGCAATCTTTGTGCAGCATTTTTGTGGAACAACAAAACCCATGCATCAGAAACTGTGAAATTCAAAGGCAAACAGCATACGCTCCCACCCAAATCCATCAGCATTTTGCCTGATTGCAAGACTGTTGTCTACAATACAGATCAT ATTGTAAGTCAACACAGTGCAAGAGAATTTGTGAGGTCTGATAGAGCTAACAAAGGTCTCAAATGGGAGAAGACTACTGAGCACTTACCAACTATGAATAATTTCTATTCAATGGAACCAAGGGAGCAATTTCATTCCACCGAGGACAAAACTGATTATATTTGGTACACAACAAG GGTAGATTTGGACACTGTGGACTTGCCTTTCAGAAAATCCCTCCAACCAGTTTTGTGGCTGAAACATCTTGGCCATGCCATGCATGTCTTTGTCAATGGAGAATTTATAG GTACCAAACATGGAAGTCACAGAGAAGCAGCATTCACTTATCAGGCGGGCATAAGATTGAAGGAAGGTCTCAACAATATAACTGTCTTGAGCAGTGCAGTTGGAATGCCt GATGGAGGAAGCAATATGGAGAAAAGATGGACAGGGCTGAAAAACTTGGGGATCCAAGGTTTGGGTACCGGAAATATTGATCTTTCACTTAATGGTTGGCATCACAAG ATTGGAATGGAAGGAGAGAAACATCAATACTTCACTGAAGAAGGCTCAAAGAAGGCGAAATGGGCTCCAGCAACAGGAGCTAGGGAACTTTTCACTTGGTATAAG ACTTATTTTGATGCACCAGAAGGAGATGACCCTGTCGCTATAAGGATGGCAAACATGTGCAAAGGAATGGTTTGGGTTAATGGACGAAGCATAGGACGCTACTGGTCTAGCTTCCTAAGTGTAAAAAAAGAGCCTTCTCAAAAAGA GTACCACATCCCAAGAGCATTCTTAAAGCCTAGGGACAATTTCTTGGTGATTTTTGACGAGTCAAGAGGGAATATCGACAGAGTGCAGATTGAAATAGTGAACCGTGACACCATCTGCAGCTACATTGCAGAGGACATGGCACCCAATGTGATGTCCTGGAAGAGAGATGAAGGAGATTTCCTTGCTGCAATTGATGACTTGAGACCCAAGGCATCGCTCAAGTGCCCCAAGAACAAGATCATCAGTCGCGTTGAGTTTGCTAGTTTTGGTAATCCTGTTGGTGTTTGTGGTTACTTCCTCCTTGGCAACTGCACTTATCCGGATACCCAAAAGATTGTTGAGCAG CATTGTTTAGGAAAAGATAGCTGCACAATTCCAGTTGACAGGAAACTGTTCAACAATGGCAACAACAATTGTGCAGGAGTTTCAATTAAATCATTGGCCGTGCAAGTGAGATGCAGCCGCACGGACTAG
- the LOC130798835 gene encoding beta-galactosidase 13-like isoform X3 → MWATLRVGPFVQAEWNHGGYPYWLRKEPNIAYRTDNPVYMEHMERWVTKIISLMKEHMLFASQGGPIILSQVENEYDHIRGAYRNGAAERYIRWAAKMAVAQNTGVPWMMCKQRDAPGEVINTCNGRHCGDTFEGPNAHFKPSLWTENWTAQYRVFGDVPSQRAAEDIAFGVARWFSKNGSHNNYYMYYGGTNYGKNAAAFSTTRYYDEAPLDEYGLKREPKWGHLRDLHRALTLSKKALLSGRYGVQKFGQDLEARFYEKGNLCAAFLWNNKTHASETVKFKGKQHTLPPKSISILPDCKTVVYNTDHIVSQHSAREFVRSDRANKGLKWEKTTEHLPTMNNFYSMEPREQFHSTEDKTDYIWYTTRVDLDTVDLPFRKSLQPVLWLKHLGHAMHVFVNGEFIGTKHGSHREAAFTYQAGIRLKEGLNNITVLSSAVGMPDGGSNMEKRWTGLKNLGIQGLGTGNIDLSLNGWHHKIGMEGEKHQYFTEEGSKKAKWAPATGARELFTWYKTYFDAPEGDDPVAIRMANMCKGMVWVNGRSIGRYWSSFLSVKKEPSQKEYHIPRAFLKPRDNFLVIFDESRGNIDRVQIEIVNRDTICSYIAEDMAPNVMSWKRDEGDFLAAIDDLRPKASLKCPKNKIISRVEFASFGNPVGVCGYFLLGNCTYPDTQKIVEQQHCLGKDSCTIPVDRKLFNNGNNNCAGVSIKSLAVQVRCSRTD, encoded by the exons ATGTGGGCAACCCTTAGGGTTGGACCATTCGTTCAAGCTGAATGGAACCATGG AGGATATCCATATTGGCTGAGAAAGGAACCCAACATTGCATACCGAACGGATAACCCAGTATATATG GAACACATGGAGAGATGGGTAACCAAGATCATTAGCTTGATGAAAGAACACATGTTATTTGCCTCACAAGGAGGTCCTATTATCCTTTCTCAG GTTGAGAACGAGTATGATCACATAAGAGGAGCTTACAGAAATGGTGCTGCAGAAAGATACATTCGTTGGGCAGCTAAAATGGCTGTTGCTCAGAATACTGGTGTGCCATGGATGATGTGCAAGCAAAGAGATGCTCCTGGCGAAGTG ATCAACACTTGCAATGGTAGACATTGTGGAGATACATTCGAAGGTCCAAATGCGCATTTTAAGCCATCTCTATGGACGGAAAATTGGACTGCTCA ATACAGAGTTTTTGGAGATGTACCTTCTCAAAGGGCGGCTGAGGATATCGCCTTCGGTGTAGCACGGTGGTTCTCAAAGAACGGAAGCCATAACAACTATTACATG TACTATGGTGGTACAAACTATGGGAAAAATGCAGCTGCCTTTAGTACTACTCGTTACTATGATGAAGCTCCACTTGATGAATATG GTTTGAAAAGGGAACCTAAATGGGGACACTTGAGAGACTTGCACCGTGCTTTAACTCTAAGCAAGAAAGCATTGCTTTCTGGGAGATATGGTGTCCAGAAATTTGGTCAAGATTTGGag GCACGTTTTTACGAGAAAGGCAATCTTTGTGCAGCATTTTTGTGGAACAACAAAACCCATGCATCAGAAACTGTGAAATTCAAAGGCAAACAGCATACGCTCCCACCCAAATCCATCAGCATTTTGCCTGATTGCAAGACTGTTGTCTACAATACAGATCAT ATTGTAAGTCAACACAGTGCAAGAGAATTTGTGAGGTCTGATAGAGCTAACAAAGGTCTCAAATGGGAGAAGACTACTGAGCACTTACCAACTATGAATAATTTCTATTCAATGGAACCAAGGGAGCAATTTCATTCCACCGAGGACAAAACTGATTATATTTGGTACACAACAAG GGTAGATTTGGACACTGTGGACTTGCCTTTCAGAAAATCCCTCCAACCAGTTTTGTGGCTGAAACATCTTGGCCATGCCATGCATGTCTTTGTCAATGGAGAATTTATAG GTACCAAACATGGAAGTCACAGAGAAGCAGCATTCACTTATCAGGCGGGCATAAGATTGAAGGAAGGTCTCAACAATATAACTGTCTTGAGCAGTGCAGTTGGAATGCCt GATGGAGGAAGCAATATGGAGAAAAGATGGACAGGGCTGAAAAACTTGGGGATCCAAGGTTTGGGTACCGGAAATATTGATCTTTCACTTAATGGTTGGCATCACAAG ATTGGAATGGAAGGAGAGAAACATCAATACTTCACTGAAGAAGGCTCAAAGAAGGCGAAATGGGCTCCAGCAACAGGAGCTAGGGAACTTTTCACTTGGTATAAG ACTTATTTTGATGCACCAGAAGGAGATGACCCTGTCGCTATAAGGATGGCAAACATGTGCAAAGGAATGGTTTGGGTTAATGGACGAAGCATAGGACGCTACTGGTCTAGCTTCCTAAGTGTAAAAAAAGAGCCTTCTCAAAAAGA GTACCACATCCCAAGAGCATTCTTAAAGCCTAGGGACAATTTCTTGGTGATTTTTGACGAGTCAAGAGGGAATATCGACAGAGTGCAGATTGAAATAGTGAACCGTGACACCATCTGCAGCTACATTGCAGAGGACATGGCACCCAATGTGATGTCCTGGAAGAGAGATGAAGGAGATTTCCTTGCTGCAATTGATGACTTGAGACCCAAGGCATCGCTCAAGTGCCCCAAGAACAAGATCATCAGTCGCGTTGAGTTTGCTAGTTTTGGTAATCCTGTTGGTGTTTGTGGTTACTTCCTCCTTGGCAACTGCACTTATCCGGATACCCAAAAGATTGTTGAGCAG CAGCATTGTTTAGGAAAAGATAGCTGCACAATTCCAGTTGACAGGAAACTGTTCAACAATGGCAACAACAATTGTGCAGGAGTTTCAATTAAATCATTGGCCGTGCAAGTGAGATGCAGCCGCACGGACTAG